A section of the Marinoscillum sp. 108 genome encodes:
- a CDS encoding hydrogen peroxide-inducible genes activator encodes MTLNQLDYALTLWRIGSFSKASERLGITQPALSSQIKKLEEEIGIKLFNRNTSPIEITRDGQRFLERSQQILTDARRLINFSQELSQQYNDVIRVGVIPTLAPFLVPLFSDDLQKDYPEFRLDIHELTTENVVAGVRDGSLDVGLISTPISVAGIVFEPLFYEKFFLYMSFQPETKTHFDLQDISYDELWLLNEGNCFRDQINNFCDLNKIRQHKHFIYRSNSIDALIRIVDTKGGMTILPELSMLSLNEEQEERVIPIGGKPKAREISLIMTKHYDKQRFIDKLGEYIRKNIPRHMLSPQDYEIVDPQINIG; translated from the coding sequence ATGACACTGAACCAACTAGATTATGCCCTGACGCTTTGGCGAATTGGCAGTTTCAGCAAGGCCTCGGAGCGATTGGGGATCACACAGCCCGCACTTAGTTCTCAGATCAAAAAACTGGAAGAGGAAATCGGAATAAAGCTGTTTAACAGGAATACCTCACCTATCGAGATCACCAGAGATGGGCAGAGATTTCTTGAGCGTTCGCAGCAGATTTTGACGGATGCACGGCGATTGATTAATTTCTCTCAGGAGCTTAGTCAGCAGTACAACGACGTGATTCGCGTAGGGGTGATTCCCACCCTGGCACCATTTCTGGTTCCATTGTTTTCCGACGATCTGCAGAAGGATTACCCGGAATTTCGCCTCGATATCCATGAGCTCACCACGGAAAATGTGGTGGCCGGGGTCCGGGATGGGAGTTTGGATGTTGGTCTGATCTCCACACCCATCAGTGTCGCAGGGATCGTTTTTGAGCCTCTGTTTTATGAAAAGTTCTTTCTGTATATGTCCTTTCAGCCCGAGACCAAGACTCATTTCGACCTACAGGATATCAGTTATGACGAACTCTGGCTTTTGAATGAGGGCAACTGCTTTCGGGACCAGATCAATAATTTTTGTGACCTGAATAAAATCAGACAGCATAAGCATTTCATCTATCGGAGCAACTCCATCGATGCGCTGATCAGGATAGTGGATACCAAAGGTGGGATGACCATTCTGCCAGAGCTGAGCATGCTGAGCCTGAATGAGGAACAGGAGGAGCGTGTGATCCCGATCGGCGGTAAACCAAAGGCCCGGGAGATTAGCCTCATCATGACCAAGCACTACGACAAGCAAAGGTTTATCGACAAGCTGGGAGAATACATCAGGAAGAATATTCCCCGACATATGCTCTCACCACAAGACTATGAAATTGTAGATCCACAAATCAATATTGGCTGA
- a CDS encoding YebC/PmpR family DNA-binding transcriptional regulator: MGRAFEYRRAAKEARWDKMSKIFPKLAKAITVAVKEGGAELETNSKLRTAIQNAKSQNMPKDNIENAIKRALGNDAADYIEVTYEGKGPHGVLVFVECATDNTTRTVANVKSYFNKAGGGIVPNGSLEFMFSRKAVFEFEKPEGVELEELELELIDAGLEEIETNQEMVYLYADYTNFGSLSKALEDQNIEVKKASLQRIPTSPVEFTDEQMEEIEKMLDKIEDDDDVQAVYTNIA, encoded by the coding sequence ATGGGAAGAGCATTTGAATACCGCAGAGCAGCCAAAGAGGCACGTTGGGACAAGATGTCCAAGATATTTCCGAAACTGGCCAAAGCCATCACTGTAGCGGTGAAAGAAGGTGGGGCCGAACTGGAAACAAACTCCAAGCTGCGTACGGCTATCCAGAATGCCAAGTCGCAAAACATGCCCAAAGACAATATCGAAAATGCCATCAAAAGAGCATTGGGCAATGACGCTGCGGATTACATAGAGGTGACCTATGAAGGAAAAGGTCCACACGGTGTGTTGGTGTTTGTGGAATGTGCCACGGACAATACCACGCGAACGGTAGCCAACGTAAAGTCCTATTTCAACAAAGCTGGCGGAGGCATAGTCCCCAATGGCTCTCTGGAGTTCATGTTCAGTCGCAAGGCGGTATTCGAGTTTGAAAAACCTGAAGGTGTGGAACTGGAAGAACTGGAGTTGGAGTTAATAGATGCAGGCCTTGAAGAGATAGAGACGAATCAGGAAATGGTTTATCTATATGCAGATTACACCAACTTTGGCTCCCTGTCCAAAGCCCTGGAAGATCAGAACATAGAAGTTAAAAAAGCTAGCCTGCAAAGGATTCCGACTAGCCCGGTGGAGTTTACCGATGAGCAGATGGAAGAAATAGAAAAAATGCTGGATAAGATAGAGGATGACGATGACGTGCAGGCCGTCTATACCAACATTGCCTAA
- a CDS encoding LytTR family DNA-binding domain-containing protein yields the protein MRTCIIVEDEIHHQDLLSFYLKKTGGVQVLGMYTDTVNAAIQIEKQKPDFIFLDINISGLEGPEFIDLLEHRPKIIIVSAHSEDFMAAHYSEIPYAAFVQKPIDLIKLQEALAHIN from the coding sequence ATGCGCACATGCATCATCGTAGAAGATGAAATACACCATCAGGATCTTTTGTCCTTTTATCTGAAAAAGACAGGTGGAGTTCAAGTTCTTGGCATGTACACGGACACAGTGAATGCCGCCATCCAGATTGAAAAACAAAAACCTGACTTTATCTTTCTAGATATCAACATTTCCGGGCTGGAAGGGCCCGAGTTTATCGACTTGCTTGAACATCGGCCAAAAATCATCATCGTCTCTGCGCATTCTGAGGATTTCATGGCGGCTCATTACAGTGAGATTCCCTATGCCGCATTTGTGCAAAAACCCATCGATCTGATCAAACTACAAGAGGCCCTGGCCCATATTAATTGA
- a CDS encoding putative LPS assembly protein LptD, producing MRRIALVTIFLSIVIRLQAQVDSTSTESTDKGLVGSNPELEFTGSDFIQANDSSRLALMPADSLIAPPDSLAAPSKKASKKNDIETTINYTAKDSMIFEIEDRRLFLYGNTHIDYGSITLESDQTTIDWNERNIKSKYTLDTLGRKRGKPVFSQGGSVYETDDILYNFKTKRAIIKGVITEQDGAIMHGEDVKKNEENELFIKGAKYTTCNLSDPHFFIKSEKIKVIPGNKVVSGPFNLKFREVPTPLWFPFGMFPQPRQKASGIVFPSYGEETRRGFFLRGGGYYFGFSEYFDLKLTGDVYSKGGYALDATTNYKVRYKFNGSMNFAYNKNVTETETVPNETNDFWIRWSHRPETRGNSSFSASVNGGTRGFNTNNNVAIYNPQQSISSEFQSSLSYSQKFQRIPFNMSSTFRQRQNIQSGIYNMSLPDFALNMNRMYPFKNVVKSSNSPIAKISFSHNFVAKNEISNSPVSPTALGFTPINGNVTEDEDPIKLNIENLGDIYDRSKIGGKHTIPVSTSFNLLKYFTVSPSFNYQEVWYTRELDYTFVPEQNGVRVDTVEGFSRAGSWSSGASVNTRMYGMYYVRGIAGIEAIRHVMTPSLSFSYNPDFGDEKYGVYETVQMDTLGRTKRLSKYQNFAYGSPSGNESRTVSFGLTNNLEMKVRARKDSVNEFKKVKIFENLSVNSGYNFAADSFRLSNINWNARTSFFNQKVNLTLSGAYDPYLYIEDGTSSGQKIDRYAWNNGEGIGTLRTLSSQVSFSLKPKGSKESNDNPNSNPNDRSAFADDGAAIDRSPFGTEDEKEYIKQNPEAYVDFNVPWSLRVAYNVNRTKNGLDDALISSHGVQFSGTLGLTDKTQITFNSGYDIKNKDFTQTNIGVARDLHCWTLNFSWVPFGRYQSFSLIIRPKSALLQDLKIEKRRSFQDFFGQ from the coding sequence TTGAGGAGAATTGCGCTAGTGACTATTTTTTTATCGATTGTTATTCGATTACAGGCGCAAGTTGATTCTACCTCCACTGAGTCCACTGATAAGGGCCTGGTTGGCTCCAATCCTGAGCTCGAATTTACCGGTTCAGACTTCATACAGGCCAACGATAGTTCCCGCCTGGCACTGATGCCTGCAGACTCCCTCATCGCACCTCCTGATTCCTTAGCGGCTCCCTCCAAAAAAGCCTCTAAAAAAAATGACATAGAAACCACTATCAACTATACTGCCAAAGATTCCATGATCTTCGAGATTGAGGATAGGAGACTCTTTCTTTATGGCAACACCCACATAGATTACGGCAGCATCACCTTAGAATCTGACCAAACCACGATCGACTGGAATGAGCGAAACATTAAGTCGAAATACACATTGGATACACTGGGAAGAAAGCGTGGAAAACCGGTCTTTTCTCAAGGCGGGAGTGTTTATGAAACGGATGATATCCTTTACAATTTCAAGACCAAGAGGGCCATTATTAAGGGCGTAATCACGGAGCAGGATGGAGCCATCATGCATGGGGAGGATGTGAAAAAAAATGAAGAGAACGAACTCTTCATCAAAGGAGCCAAATACACCACCTGCAACTTGTCAGATCCTCACTTTTTCATCAAGTCGGAGAAAATCAAAGTGATTCCTGGAAACAAAGTGGTGTCTGGGCCCTTCAATCTTAAGTTTAGAGAAGTCCCCACGCCGTTGTGGTTTCCTTTCGGGATGTTCCCCCAACCTCGCCAAAAAGCTTCAGGCATCGTTTTTCCGTCTTATGGTGAAGAGACCCGAAGAGGTTTTTTCCTAAGAGGGGGTGGGTATTATTTTGGCTTCAGTGAGTACTTTGACCTGAAACTGACCGGTGATGTGTACTCCAAAGGGGGGTACGCGCTTGATGCCACCACCAACTATAAGGTGAGGTACAAATTCAATGGGTCTATGAATTTTGCTTACAACAAGAACGTCACCGAAACAGAAACTGTGCCCAATGAAACCAACGACTTCTGGATCCGATGGAGTCATCGCCCAGAGACCCGAGGCAATTCCAGCTTCAGCGCATCTGTCAATGGTGGTACAAGAGGATTTAATACCAACAATAACGTCGCTATCTACAATCCACAGCAAAGCATCAGTTCTGAGTTTCAATCTAGCCTGAGCTATAGTCAGAAGTTTCAGCGTATCCCATTCAATATGTCCTCTACCTTTAGGCAAAGACAGAACATACAGTCAGGCATCTACAACATGAGTTTGCCTGATTTTGCGCTGAACATGAACAGGATGTACCCCTTCAAAAATGTGGTTAAGTCCTCCAATTCACCGATCGCCAAAATAAGCTTTAGCCATAATTTCGTGGCCAAAAATGAAATCAGCAACTCACCTGTATCACCAACTGCGTTAGGTTTTACCCCCATTAACGGTAATGTCACAGAAGACGAAGACCCAATCAAGCTGAATATAGAGAACCTGGGAGATATCTATGACCGGTCGAAAATTGGAGGAAAGCACACTATTCCGGTCTCTACGTCTTTTAACCTTCTAAAGTACTTCACAGTAAGCCCCAGCTTTAACTATCAGGAGGTATGGTATACCCGTGAACTGGACTACACTTTTGTGCCTGAGCAAAATGGCGTGAGAGTAGATACCGTAGAGGGCTTTTCAAGAGCTGGCAGCTGGAGCTCCGGCGCTTCCGTCAATACCCGGATGTACGGGATGTACTATGTGAGGGGTATTGCTGGTATAGAAGCCATCCGCCATGTAATGACTCCCAGCCTATCCTTCAGCTACAACCCAGACTTTGGTGATGAAAAATACGGAGTATATGAAACGGTACAGATGGATACCCTAGGGCGAACGAAACGGTTATCCAAATATCAGAATTTCGCTTACGGAAGTCCATCAGGCAATGAAAGTCGGACAGTGAGTTTCGGCCTCACCAACAACCTGGAAATGAAAGTACGGGCAAGGAAAGACTCAGTCAATGAATTCAAAAAAGTGAAAATATTTGAGAACCTTTCCGTCAACAGTGGGTACAACTTCGCTGCAGACTCCTTTCGACTGAGCAACATCAACTGGAATGCCAGAACAAGCTTTTTCAATCAAAAGGTAAACCTCACCCTGAGTGGTGCCTATGACCCTTACCTCTACATTGAAGACGGAACCTCCTCCGGACAAAAAATAGACCGCTATGCCTGGAATAACGGCGAAGGAATAGGCACATTGAGAACCCTGAGCTCCCAGGTGAGTTTCTCGCTAAAGCCTAAGGGATCCAAAGAATCCAATGATAATCCAAATAGCAACCCCAATGACCGCAGTGCATTTGCTGACGATGGCGCGGCAATAGACAGAAGTCCGTTTGGCACAGAAGACGAAAAAGAATACATCAAGCAAAATCCGGAGGCATATGTGGACTTCAATGTGCCTTGGTCTCTTCGAGTGGCCTATAATGTGAACCGAACCAAAAACGGACTGGATGATGCGCTCATCTCCAGCCATGGTGTTCAGTTCAGTGGTACATTGGGTCTCACAGACAAAACGCAGATCACTTTCAACTCTGGGTATGATATCAAAAACAAGGATTTTACTCAAACTAATATAGGAGTGGCCCGTGATCTGCACTGCTGGACGCTCAACTTCTCGTGGGTACCTTTTGGCAGGTACCAATCGTTTAGTCTCATCATTCGACCAAAATCAGCGCTTCTACAGGATTTGAAAATCGAAAAGCGACGAAGCTTCCAGGATTTCTTTGGTCAGTAA
- a CDS encoding N-acetylmuramoyl-L-alanine amidase has translation MRNIVIPFGISILLVLGSFNTVGITKYKVRKIVIDPGHGGKDPGTHGNISKEKDIALKIALEVGRVINDNLPDVEVIYTRTDDSFPKLHERSNLANKKDVDLFISIHANWVSNPSIYGTETYVMGVQNTAGNFEVAKRENSVILLEDNYETKYDGFNPESPDSYILFSLTQSAFQERSLRLAGLIEDQFKNRVGRKSRGVKQSSLWVLWNTAMPSVLVEVGYLSNEKEEKELNDPLNQVYIASGIYRAFRDYKMELESMN, from the coding sequence ATGAGAAATATTGTAATTCCATTTGGCATTTCTATACTGCTGGTGCTGGGCTCCTTTAATACCGTAGGTATTACCAAGTACAAAGTGCGGAAGATTGTGATTGATCCCGGACATGGAGGAAAAGATCCGGGTACGCATGGCAACATCTCAAAGGAAAAAGACATTGCACTGAAAATTGCTCTGGAGGTGGGGCGCGTGATTAATGATAATCTCCCGGATGTGGAGGTGATTTATACGCGTACCGACGATAGCTTCCCGAAGCTCCATGAGCGGTCTAACCTGGCCAATAAGAAGGATGTGGATCTTTTCATTTCTATTCACGCCAACTGGGTGTCTAATCCGAGTATTTATGGGACAGAGACTTATGTGATGGGGGTGCAGAATACCGCCGGGAATTTCGAAGTGGCAAAGCGTGAGAACTCCGTAATTCTATTGGAAGACAACTACGAAACCAAATACGATGGTTTCAACCCCGAGTCACCAGACTCGTATATTCTTTTTTCACTGACTCAGTCAGCCTTCCAGGAGAGGAGCCTCAGACTGGCTGGCCTGATAGAAGATCAGTTTAAGAATAGAGTGGGAAGAAAGAGCCGGGGTGTCAAGCAATCCAGTTTATGGGTGCTTTGGAACACCGCTATGCCGAGTGTTTTGGTCGAAGTGGGGTATCTTAGCAATGAAAAAGAAGAGAAGGAGCTTAATGATCCACTCAATCAGGTTTACATTGCATCCGGTATTTACAGAGCCTTTCGTGATTATAAAATGGAACTAGAGTCCATGAACTAA
- a CDS encoding MlaD family protein, with the protein MSKEFKVGLIALVTGVLLYYGFNFLKGIDFFSPTHKYYAVYDNVDGLNKSNPVIINGLTVGRVSRIRLLQNQGNLILVELDIDETITLGDSTVASLMNTDFLGSKGIVLTVGPLNNPIQPGDTLTSYVDKGLNEILASAEPVASNLNTTITRVNEILIGLKGSGEKINATIEEVRKTTVSVNEIISENQAELAVIMTRTAILIQTLNTKLDKIDPILVKTGGVLDSLSNLEINQTLASIRGAVDNLNVTINEIKSEEGTLGKLISDDSLYNNINQTMTDLDKLILHMDQYPKHFFSPLGKSHKKVMEDMK; encoded by the coding sequence ATGTCAAAAGAATTTAAAGTAGGTCTCATAGCGCTTGTCACAGGTGTACTTTTATATTATGGTTTCAATTTTCTAAAGGGGATAGATTTCTTCTCACCTACGCATAAATACTATGCCGTCTACGATAATGTGGATGGACTCAATAAGTCAAACCCCGTTATCATCAATGGACTTACAGTGGGGCGGGTTAGCCGCATCAGGCTGTTGCAAAATCAGGGCAATCTTATTTTGGTAGAGTTGGATATTGACGAAACCATTACCTTGGGAGATTCCACCGTGGCATCCCTGATGAATACCGATTTTCTAGGGAGTAAAGGCATTGTACTGACCGTGGGGCCTCTCAATAATCCGATACAGCCCGGAGATACCCTTACGTCATATGTAGACAAGGGACTTAATGAGATTTTGGCCAGCGCAGAGCCTGTGGCCAGTAATCTGAACACAACCATCACCAGGGTGAATGAGATCCTTATCGGTCTTAAAGGAAGCGGAGAGAAGATCAATGCCACGATAGAGGAAGTGCGCAAAACCACTGTGAGCGTAAATGAGATTATTTCGGAGAATCAGGCTGAACTGGCGGTGATCATGACCCGGACTGCGATACTTATTCAAACACTGAATACCAAATTGGATAAAATAGACCCGATTCTGGTGAAAACAGGAGGGGTTTTGGACTCATTGAGTAACCTCGAAATCAACCAGACCCTCGCTTCTATCCGTGGGGCAGTGGACAACCTGAATGTAACGATCAATGAAATCAAAAGCGAGGAAGGTACGCTCGGAAAACTGATCAGCGATGACTCCTTGTACAACAACATAAACCAGACCATGACCGATCTGGATAAACTGATTCTTCATATGGATCAGTATCCCAAGCACTTTTTCTCGCCTTTGGGCAAGAGCCATAAGAAAGTGATGGAAGACATGAAATGA
- a CDS encoding acyl-CoA carboxylase subunit beta, whose protein sequence is MDIKFNKNEDSNKQLISELHRKLKKVHVGGGEGKIEKLHQKGKLSARERIALLVDSMGTFLEVGAFAADGMYEEWGGCPSAGVVTGLGVVSGRQCVIVANDATVKAGAWFPMTAKKNLRAQEIAIENKLPIIYLVDSAGVFLPMQDEIFPDKEHFGRQFRNNARMSSEGIIQIAAIMGSCVAGGAYLPIMSDEAMIVDKTGSIFLAGSYLVKAAVGEDVDNETLGGATTHCEISGVTDNKYPGDKECLEAIRNIFDRIGHFEKAGFNRAEPKPPKEDPKEIYGLFPNDRNTPYDMLEIIKRLVDDSDFEQYKELYGKTILCGYGRIDGWSVGIVANQRTVVKTKKGEMQMGGVIYSDSADKAARFIMNCNQRKIPLVFLHDVNGFMVGSRSEHGGIIKDGAKMVNAVSNSVVPKFSIILGSSYGAGNYAMCGKAFDPRLIYAWPNAQIAVMSGKSAAKTLLQIKVSTMKAKGKVISDEDQQTMLDEITDSYEAKLSPYYAASQLWVDGIIDPLETRRVISTGIAAADHAKIEKPMNVGVIQT, encoded by the coding sequence ATGGATATTAAATTCAACAAAAACGAGGATTCAAATAAACAACTGATCTCCGAACTTCACCGAAAGCTCAAAAAAGTGCATGTAGGTGGGGGCGAAGGAAAAATCGAGAAACTTCACCAAAAAGGGAAATTATCAGCCAGAGAACGCATTGCACTCTTGGTGGATTCCATGGGCACTTTTCTGGAGGTGGGCGCTTTTGCAGCAGATGGAATGTACGAGGAGTGGGGTGGATGTCCTTCCGCAGGAGTGGTTACTGGCCTGGGAGTAGTGTCCGGCAGGCAGTGTGTGATCGTAGCCAATGATGCCACCGTGAAGGCAGGAGCGTGGTTTCCCATGACTGCCAAAAAAAACCTGAGAGCGCAGGAGATAGCCATAGAGAATAAGCTTCCGATCATCTACCTGGTGGACAGCGCCGGCGTGTTTCTGCCTATGCAGGACGAGATATTTCCTGACAAAGAACATTTTGGTCGGCAGTTTAGAAACAATGCGCGCATGTCTTCAGAGGGGATCATCCAGATAGCGGCCATTATGGGCAGCTGCGTGGCTGGTGGAGCTTATTTGCCCATCATGTCAGATGAGGCTATGATTGTGGATAAAACCGGATCTATTTTTCTGGCTGGGAGCTACCTGGTCAAAGCCGCCGTTGGGGAGGATGTGGACAATGAAACACTTGGTGGGGCTACTACCCACTGCGAGATATCCGGTGTTACAGACAATAAATACCCTGGGGATAAAGAGTGCCTGGAGGCGATCCGAAATATTTTTGACCGGATTGGTCATTTCGAAAAGGCAGGATTTAATCGGGCGGAACCCAAGCCACCCAAGGAAGATCCCAAAGAAATTTATGGGCTTTTTCCGAATGATCGGAACACGCCGTACGATATGTTGGAGATCATCAAGCGGCTCGTGGATGATTCGGACTTTGAGCAATACAAGGAGCTCTATGGCAAAACCATCCTTTGTGGTTATGGTCGCATAGATGGCTGGAGTGTGGGTATTGTGGCCAATCAGCGGACGGTGGTCAAGACCAAGAAGGGCGAGATGCAGATGGGTGGGGTGATCTATAGTGACTCTGCGGATAAGGCTGCGCGCTTTATTATGAATTGCAATCAGCGAAAGATTCCATTGGTGTTTCTACACGATGTGAATGGGTTCATGGTGGGCAGCCGGTCTGAGCATGGAGGTATCATCAAAGATGGCGCTAAGATGGTGAACGCAGTATCAAATTCCGTGGTACCAAAGTTTAGCATCATCCTGGGGTCGTCTTATGGCGCGGGTAATTATGCCATGTGTGGCAAGGCCTTTGATCCGAGACTTATTTATGCCTGGCCAAATGCTCAAATAGCCGTAATGAGTGGTAAATCAGCCGCCAAAACCCTCCTGCAAATCAAGGTATCTACCATGAAAGCCAAAGGGAAAGTGATTTCTGATGAAGACCAGCAGACCATGCTGGATGAGATTACAGATTCTTATGAAGCCAAGCTCAGTCCGTATTATGCGGCTTCCCAGCTATGGGTAGATGGCATCATCGATCCCCTGGAAACACGTCGGGTAATATCTACCGGGATTGCGGCAGCGGATCATGCTAAAATTGAAAAACCCATGAACGTAGGGGTTATTCAAACTTAA
- a CDS encoding transglutaminase-like domain-containing protein yields MIKESELKALVTLLEDDDEEIISHVEKKLMEIGTGVIPLLEQEWETNFNPLIQRRIEDLIHTLQFELFQERLEDWKVNREDDLLEGLWLVATYQYPDLDLEELRQQVHQLYVEVWREFREDLNPFDQVRVMNSVLFNRFKFRANTKNFHSPANSMVNAVLESKKGNPISLCAVYLLIARKLDLPIYGVNLPNLFILTYRSQQSDFYINVFNKGLIFSKEDIDNYLDHLDIPPQEIFYDPCPNIDIVLRCLRNLIVSFEKLGDYHKSDEIKTVLTKLDDKNIGFP; encoded by the coding sequence TTGATCAAGGAAAGCGAACTTAAAGCACTGGTAACCCTACTGGAAGATGATGACGAGGAGATTATCTCTCATGTAGAAAAGAAGCTGATGGAAATTGGAACGGGTGTGATACCCTTGTTGGAGCAGGAGTGGGAAACTAATTTTAATCCGCTCATTCAGCGCCGGATAGAGGACCTCATTCATACGCTGCAGTTTGAGCTTTTTCAGGAGCGTCTGGAGGATTGGAAGGTAAACCGCGAAGATGATTTGCTGGAGGGGTTGTGGTTAGTAGCTACCTATCAGTATCCTGATCTTGATTTGGAGGAGCTTCGTCAGCAGGTCCATCAACTCTATGTGGAAGTCTGGCGGGAGTTCAGAGAAGATCTCAATCCTTTTGATCAGGTGCGGGTGATGAACAGTGTTTTGTTTAATCGCTTCAAATTCAGAGCCAATACCAAGAACTTTCATTCCCCGGCCAATAGCATGGTGAATGCTGTGCTGGAGTCTAAAAAAGGAAATCCGATTTCCCTTTGCGCTGTATATCTACTGATCGCCCGCAAGCTGGATTTACCTATTTATGGGGTAAATCTGCCCAACCTTTTCATCCTGACTTACCGTAGCCAGCAGTCTGATTTCTACATTAATGTGTTCAATAAGGGCCTGATCTTCTCCAAGGAGGATATTGACAACTATCTGGATCATCTGGACATTCCTCCGCAGGAGATTTTCTACGACCCCTGTCCGAATATCGATATCGTGTTGCGATGCTTGCGCAACCTCATTGTCTCATTTGAGAAGCTGGGAGATTACCACAAGAGCGATGAGATCAAAACAGTTTTGACCAAACTGGACGATAAAAACATCGGGTTCCCTTAA
- a CDS encoding 4'-phosphopantetheinyl transferase superfamily protein, whose translation MPLLLSKPISPYSAYAVWNIQETNQVLLGLIKEDVPEGLNPTRLAEWIVGRILIQNLCAQFALKYRGLTPNESGKPFLIGSTAEISISHSFPMAAAMIHLHNPCGIDLERARNKLIKIQDKFINEREIEYRDNLQKLCAIWCGKEVLYKIYGRRKLSMRDETFIEFETDSVMNGIIQKDQMELHYRIHYEAVRDYFLAYSL comes from the coding sequence ATGCCATTGTTATTATCTAAACCAATCAGCCCATATTCTGCCTACGCAGTGTGGAACATTCAAGAAACCAATCAGGTTCTTTTGGGATTGATCAAAGAAGACGTACCCGAAGGGCTGAACCCTACAAGGCTGGCTGAATGGATCGTTGGGAGGATTCTCATCCAAAACCTGTGTGCACAGTTTGCGCTGAAGTACCGGGGACTCACACCCAATGAGTCCGGTAAACCCTTTCTGATCGGATCTACTGCTGAAATCTCCATTTCGCACTCTTTCCCCATGGCGGCAGCCATGATCCACCTGCACAATCCTTGTGGTATAGACCTGGAACGTGCCCGTAACAAGCTGATCAAAATACAGGACAAGTTTATCAATGAACGCGAGATCGAATACCGGGATAATCTCCAAAAGCTATGTGCCATCTGGTGTGGTAAAGAAGTGCTTTACAAAATCTACGGTCGCCGGAAGCTGAGCATGCGGGATGAAACTTTCATTGAGTTTGAAACGGACAGTGTGATGAACGGAATCATCCAAAAGGATCAGATGGAGCTACACTACAGAATCCACTATGAGGCCGTAAGAGACTATTTTTTGGCATATAGCCTTTAG
- a CDS encoding WD40 repeat domain-containing protein, whose amino-acid sequence MSSIQVKKQHTLTGHKDSLYTLCAYTDSAFFSAGGDGMVVLWDLKSPDTGKMIVKVPASVYGMSYNKERDILVVGQNFSGIHLVDVNTKKEIGSLALTTKAIFDIQTTSEAIFVATGEGEVFKIDWDLQILASKKLSVESARSIAVSAERKEMAVGFSDHHIRIFDTESLQLKKEFKAHEISVFSVRYHPQLPVLMSASRDARFKLWDLDNDYQMVEEVVGHMYAINHIEFGESGKYFVTCSMDKSIKVWDATEFKLLKVIDKARHAGHATSVNKLLWMNYRNWLVSCSDDRTISVWEVLSEH is encoded by the coding sequence ATGAGTTCAATTCAGGTAAAAAAGCAGCATACTTTAACGGGGCATAAGGATAGCCTGTACACCTTGTGTGCTTACACTGATTCTGCTTTTTTCTCCGCTGGTGGAGATGGTATGGTGGTTTTATGGGACTTGAAATCTCCCGACACGGGCAAGATGATCGTGAAGGTGCCAGCCAGTGTCTATGGCATGTCATACAATAAGGAGCGGGATATATTGGTGGTCGGGCAAAACTTCAGCGGCATTCACCTGGTGGATGTAAATACAAAAAAGGAGATTGGGTCTTTGGCACTTACTACCAAAGCTATTTTTGATATTCAGACCACCTCAGAGGCTATTTTTGTGGCCACGGGAGAGGGTGAAGTTTTTAAAATTGACTGGGACCTGCAGATTTTAGCTTCTAAAAAGTTGAGTGTGGAGAGCGCCAGGAGCATAGCAGTGTCAGCAGAAAGAAAGGAAATGGCTGTAGGGTTTAGTGACCATCATATCAGGATTTTCGACACTGAATCTTTACAGCTGAAAAAGGAGTTTAAAGCTCATGAAATTTCTGTGTTTTCGGTTCGTTATCATCCGCAATTGCCCGTATTGATGAGCGCGAGTAGGGATGCACGGTTCAAACTCTGGGATTTGGACAATGATTATCAAATGGTGGAGGAGGTCGTGGGCCACATGTACGCCATCAATCATATAGAGTTTGGCGAATCAGGGAAGTACTTTGTGACCTGCAGTATGGACAAGTCTATCAAGGTGTGGGATGCCACTGAGTTTAAACTGCTCAAGGTGATAGATAAAGCACGGCATGCCGGGCACGCCACTTCCGTGAATAAGCTCCTTTGGATGAATTATCGCAATTGGTTAGTATCTTGTAGCGACGATCGCACGATTTCGGTTTGGGAAGTTCTTTCAGAACATTAA